A single window of Arvicanthis niloticus isolate mArvNil1 chromosome X, mArvNil1.pat.X, whole genome shotgun sequence DNA harbors:
- the Slc25a53 gene encoding solute carrier family 25 member 53 — MEEQNNSAGKELQHRTRAEVPGKKSWQSQAYTLGAISNFMSTFLTFPIYKVVFRQQIHAVAVSEAVRQLWLEGPQYFYRGIYPPLLSKTLQGTLLFGTYDNLLCFLSPVGPHSLGQRWTAGLMSGVVEAVALSPFERVQNVLQDARKQACFPSTFSILKEFNSYGLWGRLSLGYYRGFWPVLARNSLGSALYFSFKDPIQDGLARQGLPHWVPALVSGSVNGTITCLILYPLIVLVANMQSHIGWQRMPSLWASAQDVWDTRGRKVLLIYRGGSLIVLRSSVTWGLTTAIHDFLQRKAHTKKEMKD; from the coding sequence ATGGAGGAGCAGAACAACTCTGCTGGAAAGGAGCTTCAACACAGGACCCGAGCAGAAGTTCCAGGAAAGAAAAGCTGGCAGTCACAGGCCTACACCCTTGGGGCAATTTCCAACTTTATGTCTACTTTCCTGACCTTTCCTATCTATAAGGTTGTGTTCCGGCAGCAGATCCACGCTGTGGCAGTGTCAGAGGCTGTGAGGCAGCTTTGGCTCGAAGGCCCTCAGTACTTCTACCGGGGCATctaccctcctcttctctccaagaCTCTACAAGGGACTCTGCTGTTTGGCACTTATGATAATTTGCTGTGCTTTCTCTCCCCGGTTGGGCCACACTCTCTCGGACAGCGCTGGACTGCAGGACTCATGTCAGGTGTAGTAGAAGCTGTAGCACTGAGCCCCTTTGAAAGAGTACAGAATGTGCTTCAGGATGCTCGAAAGCAAGCTTGCTTCCCTAGCACCTTCAGCATTCTCAAGGAATTCAATTCTTACGGGCTTTGGGGGAGACTGTCGCTGGGTTATTATCGAGGTTTCTGGCCGGTCCTTGCCAGAAACAGCCTGGGAAGTGCTCTGTATTTCTCCTTCAAGGATCCTATCCAGGATGGCTTGGCAAGGCAGGGCCTGCCCCATTGGGTTCCTGCTTTGGTGTCTGGTAGTGTCAATGGAACAATCACCTGCCTGATTCTGTATCCTCTGATTGTGCTAGTTGCCAATATGCAGTCTCATATTGGCTGGCAGAGAATGCCAAGCCTGTGGGCCTCTGCACAAGATGTGTGGGACACTCGAGGTAGAAAAGTCCTGCTGATTTATAGAGGAGGATCCCTGATCGTCCTCAGGTCCAGTGTGACCTGGGGCCTCACAACTGCTATCCATGACTTCTTGCAGAGAAAGGCTCACAccaagaaagagatgaaagacTGA
- the Zcchc18 gene encoding zinc finger CCHC domain-containing protein 18, with the protein MASLLARMGNSRRQNAAFMPFAHSMLRALGRSLGPLIANIAERNIQSFSGRAELGPGEETFENWLSQVHEVLPDWPMPEEEKIKRLMRTLRGPAREAMRLFQADNPNLNVAEFLRAMKLLFGESESSMTAHGKFLSTLQAQGEKPSLYAIRLEVQLQNAIQAGVLPQSEANRTRLHQLLVGAELSRELRIKLKGLLQMHAHTEQECLPDFLELIRMIREEEDWNETFLRNKRPRRSETVMERAASPVVFQGSLPIVIGSADCNVIEIDDSQDDSDEDVILVEPEDPPLLSPGPSSLRGTASSQEEMLVIESSDDLDEESPSTSSGSGQRNNGPGDLGRTRKRKYPIRCPHCGEEGHAKETCDNTSNKGQVFENLIVTLQELTHMERPRPSVPY; encoded by the coding sequence ATGGCTAGCCTCCTTGCTAGAATGGGTAACAGTCGCCGGCAGAATGCAGCTTTTATGCCTTTTGCCCATTCCATGCTGAGGGCCCTGGGGAGGAGTCTTGGTCCTTTGATAGCCAACATTGCAGAGAGAAATATACAGTCGTTCTCTGGGAGGGCAGAGCTAGGCCCCGGGGAAGAAACCTTTGAGAACTGGCTAAGCCAAGTCCATGAGGTCCTACCAGATTGGCCTATGCCTGAAGAGGAAAAGATCAAACGCCTGATGAGAACCCTTAGGGGCCCTGCCCGGGAGGCTATGCGTTTGTTCCAGGCTGACAATCCCAATCTAAATGTGGCAGAATTTTTGCGGGCAATGAAGTTGCTATTTGGGGAGTCAGAGAGCAGTATGACAGCACATGGCAAATTTTTAAGCACCCTGCAGGCACAGGGAGAGAAACCATCTCTGTACGCGATTCGTTTAGAGGTGCAGCTGCAGAATGCTATCCAGGCAGGGGTCCTTCCTCAGAGTGAGGCGAACAGGACTCGCCTGCACCAGCTCCTTGTAGGGGCTGAGCTGAGTAGGGAGCTGCGCATCAAGCTTAAGGGGCTTCTCCAAATGCATGCGCATACTGAGCAGGAATGCCTTCCTGACTTCCTGGAGTTAATCAGGATGATCAGGGAGGAAGAGGATTGGAATGAGACTTTCCTTAGAAATAAGAGGCCCAGAAGATCTGAGACTGTAATGGAGAGAGCTGCCAGCCCTGTCGTCTTTCAGGGCTCCCTGCCTATAGTGATAGGCAGTGCTGACTGTAACgtgatagagatagatgattCCCAGGATGACTCAGATGAAGATGTGATTCTGGTGGAGCCTGAGGACCCTCCACTCTTATCCCCAGGTCCCTCATCCCTGAGAGGCACAGCCAGTAGTCAGGAAGAAATGCTAGTTATTGAATCCTCTGATGACTTGGATGAGGAGTCTCCTTCCACTAGCAGTGGTTCTGGGCAAAGGAATAATGGACCTGGGGATCTAGGTAGAACCAGAAAGCGAAAGTACCCAATCCGCTGTCCTCATTGTGGTGAAGAGGGCCACGCCAAAGAAACCTGTGACAATACCAGCAACAAGGGCCAGGTTTTTGAGAATCTGATAGTCACTCTGCAGGAGCTGACTCATATGGAGAGACCAAGACCCTCTGTACCATACTAA